The DNA window TCTGCCGCCGACATCGCGCAGACCTGCGCCGGGCGAAAGCCGCCGGGACGGTCGGCGATGCCGGAGACAGGCAGTTCGACGACGCCCTGCAAAAGCTGCGGCGCGATCTGCGCGGGATCGGCGGCTATGGTGCATTCGCGACCGAGATAGGCGGGGTTGACGCTGCTGTCCCAAGTGACGCCGATATGCGCGAGCGCGCGCAGCGTGTCGTCGCTGGCGCCGAAATTGCCCGCGCGAAAGGCGCGGATCGGCGGCGCTCCCGCTTCCTCCAGCCACTGTTTCGCGAGGCCGAGCAGGGCGATCTGATCGGGCAGGCTGAAGTCGCCGATGTTGCGGCCCCGTCGCCCTTCGACCGGAGACTCCGCCGCCCATTCGAGCCATTCGGTGTGGATATGCATCTGGACCTCATGGCCGCGCGAGAGGATCGCATCGACAATGGGGTGCAGGAAGGCCCGACCATGCACCAGCGCGGGCAGCGGATCGAGGAAGAAGACGCCCGTGAGGCCGTGCCGCTCCAGCACCGCCATCTGCCAGCCGATGCCCGTCTCCTGCCCGCCCGCCTCCGCCCGGATGGACCGGCGCAGATTGTCCTCAAGCGACATGCCGCGCCGCTGGAAGGCGGCGGACAATTCGGTGTCGACGGTGACGAGGAGCGCGGTCATGGACGATTCCGGGAGCGGACGGACGCCTGCTTTACTCCACGAGGGTTAAGGACGGGTAATATGTCCGGTCCATGTCCGCATCGCGTCAGTCCAGCAAGGCGAACTCGCCATAGCTGCCCTGAAAGAAGAGCAGCGGGCGTTCGGCCCGGTCGACCTCCAGCGCGGCGACCCGGCCGATCGCGATATGATGGTCGCCCGCTTCGTGAACGGCATCGAGCGTGCAGTCGATCCACGCGACGACATTGTCGAGGATCGGCGATCCGTTGGCCGACGCGCGATGCGCGATGTCGCGGAACTTGTCCGGTCCCGGACTGGCGATCTGGCGGCAGAGCGATAGCTGGTCCGCCGCGAGGATGTTGACGCAGAAACGGCCCAGTTTTTCGATACGGGGCCATGTGGAGGAGCTTTTCGCCGGAAAGAAGGCGACCAGCGGCGGGTCGAGCGACACGGATGTGAAGGAACCGACGACCATGCCCAGCGGCGCGCCGCCTTCCTCCACCGCGGTGATGACGCATACGCCGGTGGGATAATGGCCGAGCACCCGCCGGAAGGTCGCACTGTCGAAACCCGCTTCGCTCACATGTCACTCCGCACGCTCAATTATCGGCGCCCGACGCTTCTATAGCGCGATACCGCCTGCCGCCAGCACCGCGAGCGTCAGAAGTTCCGATGCGTTCGACGCCATGGTGGCGATCTGCACCGATTTCTCCATCCCCACCAGCAGCGGCCCGATGAGCGAAGTCCCGCCCAGTTCACGAAGCAGCTTGGCCGATATGTTGGCCGATTGCAGCCCCGGCATGACGAGGACGTTGGCGGGACCGGACAGGCGGCTGAACGGATAGCTCTTCATGACGGCGGGGTTGAGCGCCGCGTCGGGCGTCATTTCGCCTTCATATTCGAAATCGACGTTGCGGCTGTCGAGGATCTTCACCGCATCGCGGACATTGTCGAGGAAGCTGCCGGGCGGATTGCCGAAATTGGAGTAGGACAGGAAGGCGACGCGCGGGTCGTGGCCCATGCGCCGGGCAACGGCGACCGTTCCTTCTGCGATGTCGGCCAGTTCGGCGGCGGTCGGACGTTCGTTGACGGTCGTATCGGCAAGGAACACCGTCTTTTCCTTCGCCACCATCACGTGAATGCCGAAAGGAGTGCGGCCGGCCGCCGGGTCCATCACCCGCTTCACCTCGCGCAGGGTCTGGGCATAGGGGCGCGTCATGCCCGTCAGCATCGCGTCGGCGACCCCCATCTTCACCAGCAGCGTGCCGAAGATGTTGCGATCCCGGTTCACCATCCGCTCGCAGTCGCGACGCAGATAGCCGCGCCGCTGGAGCCGGGCATAGAGCAGGTCGACCATGTCGGGGACGAGCGGCGAATTGACGCTGTTGTGCAGCTCGAAGCTCTCGGGATCGCGCACGCCGAGCGCGCGCAGCCTGTCCATCACCTCGCCGCGTCCGACCAGCACGGGGATGCCATAGCCCAGCTCCCGGAACTGGATGGCGGCGCGCAGCACCACTTCCTCCTCCGCTTCGGCGAAGACGACGCGCTTGGGATGCGCCTTGGCGATCTCATAGGCGCTGGTCAGCACCGAAGTGGTGGGGTTGAGCCGCGCTTTCAAAGACTGGCGATAAGCCGCCATGTCCTCGATCGGGCGTTGCGCGACACCCGATTCCATCGCCGCCTGCGCGACGGCGGCGGGGACGACTTCCATCAGGCGCGGGTCGAAGGGCGCGGGGATGATATAGTCCGGACCGAAGCTGTGCGCGCGGCCATAGGCTTTGGCCACTTCCTCCGGCACCGATTCACGCGCGAGTTCGGCGATGGCCTTGGCCGCCGCGAGCTTCATCGCCTCGTTGATGCCAGTCGCCCGCACGTCGAGCGCGCCGCGGAAAATGAAGGGGAAGCCCAGGACGTTGTTGACCTGATTGGGGAAGTCCGACCGGCCCGTCGCGACGATTGCGTCGGGGCGTGCGGCCTTGGCGACCGGGGGCAGGATTTCCGGGTCCGGATTGGCCATGGCGAAGATGATCGGCCGATCGGCCATGGACTTCACCATCTCCGGCGTCATCGCGCCCGCGACCGAAAGGCCGAGGAACACGTCCGCGCCCTTCACCGCCTCGGCGAGCGAGCGCGCGTCGGTGTTTACCGCATGGGCGGACTTCCACTGGTTCATGCCCTCGGTGCGGCCCTGATAGATGACGCCCTTGCTGTCGCACATGATGACATTGTCGTGGCGCACGCCCAGCGCCTTGATGAGTTCGGTGCAACTGATCGACGCTGCACCCGCGCCGTTCACCACGACCTTCATGTCCTTCATGTCGCGGCCCGTCAGCAGCGCAGCGTTGAGGACACCTGCCGCCGCGATGATCGCGGTGCCATGCTGGTCGTCATGAAAGACCGGAATGTTCATCCGTTCCTTGAGCGTCGTTTCGATAACGAAGCATTCGGGCGCCTTGATGTCCTCAAGGTTGATGCCGCCAAAACTCGGCTCCATCAGTTCGACCGCGTCGATGAAGCGGTCGACATCCTCGGTCTTGAGTTCGATGTCGATGGAATCCACGTCGGCGAAGCGCTTGAACAGCACCGCCTTGCCCTCCATCACCGGCTTGGACGCGAGTGCGCCCAAATTGCCGAGGCCCAGGATCGCCGTGCCGTTGGAAATGACCGCGACCAGATTGCCCTTGGCCGTGTAATCATAGGCGGTAGCCGGGTCCGCCGCGATGGCGCGCACGGGAACGGCGACGCCGGGCGAGTAAGCGAGGCTGAGGTCGCGCTGCGTCGCCATCGGCTTCGACGCGATGATCTCGATCTTGCCGGGGCGACCTGTCGAGTGGAAGAACAGCGCCTCGCGCTCGGAAAATTCCACGCTGGACGTGTCGGTCATGCTGCACCCCTGTGTCGGAACGATGGGGCTGGCCCTAGCGGCAAGATCATCCTGTGGGCAAGTGCGAGAAGCGCAAATTTCGCGGGCCATGCGGCCCCGAGGCTCTGGCCTCGCCCGCCGCTTCGCGGTATCGGCCTTCTCCCATGGCGTCCCCGTCCGAAAGCAGCACACAGCCCACCCCGATGATGGCGCAATATCTGGCGCTGAAGGCGGAGGCACGGGACTGCCTGCTTTTCTACCGGATGGGCGATTTCTTCGAACTGTTCTTCGACGACGCCAGGATGGCGGCCGCCACGCTCGACATCGCGCTGACGAGCCGGGGCGAGCATGAGGGGCAACCGATCCCGATGTGCGGCGTTCCGGCGCACAGCGCGGAAAGCTATCTCGCGCGGCTCATCAGGAGCGGCCACCGCGTCGCCATTGCCGAACAGACCGAAACGCCCGCGCAGGCCAAGGCGCGCGGCGGCAAGGCGCTCGTGGCGCGGGCCATCGTGCGCTATGTGACGGCGGGCACGCTGACCGAGGAGACGCTGCTCGACAGCCGGAGCGACAATCTGCTCGTGGCGCTGGCGCAGGTGGGGGGTGACGGATCGGGCGAGGTCGGAATAGCTGCGGCGGACATTTCGACCGGCCGGTTCGAAACCATGTGCTGCCCAATCAGCGACCTAGCCGCCGAACTGGCGCGGCTGCGCCCCAGCGAAACGGTGGTGGCGGAAGGATCGACATTCGATCTGCCCGACTGCCATCCGTTCGACCGCGCCGCCTTTTCGAGCGCAAGGGCCGAGGAGGCACTCAGACGGCTGTTCGGGGTGACGACGCTCGACGGGTTCGGCCAGTTCGGGCGGGCGGAGCTGGCGGCGATGGGCGGCCTCGTCGCCTATCTCGACCATGCGGGCAAGGGCACGCTCCCCTTCCTCGCGCCGCCGCTGCGCAAGGCGAACGGCGCGCATGTCGCCATCGACGCCGCCACGCGCGAGAGTCTGGAAATCGTCGCCACGACCGGGGGAACGCGCGCCGGGAGCCTGCTGCATGCCATCGACCGCACGGTGACGGGCGCGGGCGCGCGACTGCTGGCGCAGGATCTGTCCGCGCCGCTGCTCGACCTGCCGCTTATCGAGGCGCGGCTGGGCCTCGTGCAGATGGTCCACGACGAGCCGGGGCTGCGCGATCAACTGCGCGGCGCGCTGCGGTCGCTGCCCGACATCGGGCGGGCGCTGGGGCGCGTGGCGGTGGGACGCGGCAGCCCGCGCGACCTGGGGCAATTGCGCGACGGGCTTGGCGAAGCGCGGCTGCTGCGCGAGCGGCTGGGGCGGCTGCCCGATATGCCGCCGCTGCTGGCGCAGTTGCTCCCGGCGCTCGACGGGCATGGGGCGCTGGTCGATGCGCTCACCCGCGCGCTGGTGCCCGCGCCGCCCACCGAGACCGGCAATGGCGGCTATATCGCCGATGGTTTCGATCCCGCGCTGGACGAACTGCGGCGCATGGCGGGCGATGGACGGAGAGCCATTGCGGCGCTGGAAGCGAAATATCGCGAGCAAACGGGGATTTCCTCGCTCAAGATCCGGCATAATGGCGTGCTCGGCTACCATGTCGAGGTGCCCGCCCGTGCCGCCGATGCGCTGATGGCGGCGGACAGCGGCTTCACCCATCGCCAGACGCTGGCGGGGGTGGTGCGGTTCAACTCCATCGACCTGCATGAGGAAGCCGGGCGCGTCGCGCAGGCCGGCGCGCATGCGCTGGTCGCCGAAGCCGCACATCTGGAGACTCTCATCGAAGCGGTGCTCGACCGCAAGAGCGACATCGCCCGCGCCGCCGACGCGCTGGCGCGGCTCGACGTGGCGGCAGCGCTGGCGGAACGGGCGGCGGAAGGCGGCTGGACGCGGCCCCATTTCGTCGCTGCGGACGGGGCGGGCCAGTGCCTCGACATCGTGGGCGGGCGGCATCCCGTGGTGGAGGATGCGCTGCGGCGGGAGGGCCAACCCTTCGTCGCCAACGACTGCCGCCTGTCGGAAAGCGACCGTCTGTGGCTCGTCACCGGACCCAATATGGGCGGCAAATCGACATTCCTGCGGCAGAACGCCCTGATCGTCATTCTCGCGCAGGCGGGCGGCTATGTGCCCGCCGGATCGGCGACGCTGACGCTGGTCGACCGGCTGTTCAGCCGTGTGGGCGCGTCGGACAATCTGGCGAAGGGCCGCTCCACCTTCATGGTCGAGATGGTGGAGACCGCCGCGATCCTCGCACAGGCAACGGAGCGCAGCTTCGTCATTCTGGACGAGGTGGGTCGCGGCACATCGACCTATGACGGCCTCGCGCTCGCATGGGCAGTGGTGGAGGCGGTGCACGAGGTCAATCGCTGCCGATGCCTGTTCGCCACCCATTATCACGAGCTGACCCGGCTGGCCGAGACTTTGCCCTCGCTCTCGCTCCACCATGTCCGCGCGCGCGAGTGGAAGGGCGACCTTGTGCTGCTGCATGAACTGGCGGAGGGTCCGGCGGACCGCAGCTATGGCCTTGCCGTCGCGCGGCTGGCGGGCTTGCCGCCTGCGGTGCTCAGGCGCGCAAAGGACGTGCTGGCGCGGCTGGAAGCGGGCAAGGCGAAGACCGGCGGTATCGCGGCGGGACTGGACGACCTGCCCCTCTTTGCCGCCGCCGCCGCGCAGGAGGAGGAAAAGGCCGACCCCCTGCTGGCCGCCATCGACGCGATCGACGCCGATGCGCTTTCGCCTCGCGAGGCGCTCGATCACATCTATCGGCTGAAACAACTGGTCGCGCAGCGGCAGCATGACTAGATAAGGTCCATGGTCATGCAGTTTCCCGCCCTCGGCGCGCGTCGCGCCATCATCGACCGGCGGGCCATTTCCGACAGGATCAACGCCCTCGCGCAGGACCATGAGGGCGACGCCATGCGATTGCGCGGCCTGATCGTCCGCGAACTCAAGGCCGCGCTGGAGGAAGGGCGGGCGGAAATCGCGCGGCGGCTGGACGCCAGGCCGACGCGCGGGCGCGAGAGCGTGAGCGCCTTCGCCTTCCTGATCGACCAGATCCTGCGCCTGCTCTACGACGCGACGACCCATCACCTCTATCCTGCGGGCAACCGCAGCACGGGCGAGCGCATCGTGCTGATCGCGGTGGGCGGCTATGGCCGGGGCGAAATGGCGCCGCACAGCGATGTCGACATCGGCTTCATCACCCCGTGGAAGCCCACCGGATGGACCGAGCAGGTGATCGAATCCATGCTCTATTCGCTCTGGGATCTGGGTCTGAAGGTCGGGCATAGCAGCCGCTCGGTCGATGAAACGATGCGGATGGCCAAGAGCGACCTTACCGTGCGCACCGCTCTCCTCGAAGCGCGCTATGTCTGGGGCGACAGGGCGCTCTACGAGGAAACGTCGGCCCGTTTCGACGCGGAAGTCATGCAGGGCAATGCCCGCGCCTTCGTCACCGAAAAGCTGGAGGAACGCGACGAGCGGCACAAGCGCATGGGCGACAGCCGCTATGTCGTCGAGCCGAACGTCAAGGAAGGCAAGGGCGGCCTGCGCGATCTGCACACGCTGTTCTGGATCGGCAAATATGTGAACCGCGTCCGGTCCGTCGCCGAACTGGTGGATGTGGGGCTGCTGACGCAGAGCGAACTAGGCCAGTTCCAGAAGGCGGAAGATTTCCTCTGGGCGGTGCGGTGTCATCTGCACACCATCACGGGCCGGGCCGAGGACCGGCTGACCTTCGACCTTCAGCTCGAAATCGCGACCCGGATGCGCTTCACCGCGCGTGCGGGGCGATCCGGGGTCGAGCGGTTCATGCGCTATTATTTCCTGAACGCGAAGACGGTGGGCGACCTAACCGCCGTGTTCCTCGCGCATCTCGACGACCAGATGGGTCCGAAGGGACGGCGTTACATTCCCGCCATCTTCCGCCGGCCCAAGAAGCTCGACGGGTTCGTGCTGGAGCGGGGGCGGCTGGCGCTACCGAGCGAGGATTTCTTTCAGACCGATCCGGTGCGCCTGCTGGAGATTTTCGCGGTGGCCGACCGCCACGGCCTCCAGATCCACCCCAGCGCGATGCGCGCGGCGAGCCGGGACGCCGGTCTCATCACCGCAAAGGTGCGCCGCGACCCGCGCGCCAACGCCGCTTTCATGGACGTGCTTACGTCGCCCCGCGACCCCGAGACGGTGCTGCGCTGGATGAACGAATCGACCGTCTTCGGCCGCTTCGTGCCCGATTTCCGCCGCGTCGTCGCGCAGATGCAGTTCGACATGTATCATCATTATACGGTCGATGAGCACACCATCCGCGCAGTGGGCCTGCTGGCGCGGATCGAGAAGGGCGACCTCGACACCGATCACCCGCTCGCGACCGAACTCATGGGCAAGATCTTGTCGCGGCGCGTGCTCTATGTCGCGGTGCTGCTGCATGACATCGCGAAAGGGCGGGGCGGCGACCATAGCGTGCTGGGCGCGGAAGTGGCCGAACATCTCTGCCCGCGTCTGGGCCTGACGCCCGCTGAGACCGAGACGGTCGCGTGGCTGGTGCGCTATCACCTGCTGATGTCGGCGACCGCATTCAAGCGGGATCTGGCCGATTACAAGACGATCCTCGATTTCGTCGACGTGGTGCAGAGCCCCGAGCGGCTGCGTCTGCTGCTGTGCCTGACGGTCGTGGACATCCGGGCGGTGGGACCGGGCGTGTGGAATAGCTGGAAGCGGCAGTTGCTGGGCGACCTTTTCGAATCGGCGGAGGAAGTGCTGCGCCTCGGCCACAAGCAGAAGGGCCGGGGCGAGCGTGTCATCGCCAAGCAGGAGGGGCTGCGCGCGGCGCTGGGCATGAACGAGGCGGACTTCGCCGCGTTCAGCGCGCGGCTGCCCGAATCCTACTGGATCGCCGAGCCGGAAGACATTCTGATCCACAATGCGCAGCATATTCTGGCGTCGGGCGATGCGCCGCTCTCGATCGCGGCGCATTATTATCCGCAGCGCGGCGCGACGCTCGTCACTGTCTATGCCGCCGACCATCCGGGCCTGTTCTACCGCATCGCAGGCGCCATCCATCTGGCGGGCGGGAACATCATCGACGCGCGCATCCACACCACGCGCGATGGCGTCGCCATCGACAATTTCCTGGTGCAGGACCCGTTCGGTGGCGCGTTTCACAGCCCCGAACAGCTCAACCGCATCCGCAACGCGATTGAGGATTCGCTGTCGAACCGCCACCGCCTCATCACCAAATTGTCGGCGCGGCCCTTGCCCCGCACCCGCGCCGAAGCCTTCCGCATCGAACCCAATGTGTTGATCGACAACAAGGCGTCGAACCGGTTCACGGTGGTGGAAGTGAACGCGCGCGACCGCCCGGCGCTGCTCTTCAGCCTCGCCAACGCGCTGTTCCAGTCGAAGGTCACGGTGCACAGCGCGCATGTCGCCACCTATGGCGAGCGCGCGGTCGACACCTTCTATGTCACCGACCTCATCGGCGGAAAGATCGAGAGCAAGGCGCGGCTGCAGACGCTGGAACGGCGCCTGCTGGAAGCGGCGGGCGGCGAAGTCGGGCAGGCGCTGGAGATGGCCTAGGCCATAATCTCCATCGCATCGCCGGGCCGCAGCATCGGCAGCAAGCGCAGCATGTCTTCCCGCTCAACGGCGACGCAGCCTGCGGTGGGCCGGCCTTCGGACAGGTGGAAGAAGATGGCGCTGCCCCTGCCGGGCCGGGGCGGTGCGTCGTTGTGGCCGAGGACGACGATCACGTCATAGGCGGCGTCGGCGCGGATCAGGCTTTCGGCGGAGAAGGCGCGGGGCAGGCGGACAGGGCGGTTATAGGCGGGATCGGCGGGATCGTCAGACCAGCCGTCCCCGACCCGCACCCAGCGCCATGGCAGGCGGATTTCGCGTGGCGCGACTTTGCCGGGACACAGCAGCACGGCACGGATCGGCCAGCGCCCGAGCGGTGTGCAGCCGTCGCCTTCCCGCTTCGCGTCGGCAGCGCACGACCCGCCCCGGCCGATGGCGCAGGGCATTACGAGATCGCCGAAGGTCAGGCGGCCCGCTGCGCTTTCCACCTGAACGATGGTCATAGCTGGTGGCCGGTGCGGTCGCGCTTGGTGGCGAGATAGCGTTCATTGTGCGGATTGGCGGGCAGGATGATCGGCAGCCGCTCCGCTACGCGGATGCCCGCCGCTTCCAGCCCCGCGACCTTGTTCGGATTGTTGGTGAGCAGCCGCACTTCGCGCACGCCCAGAAGGTCGAGCATCCGCGCTGCGACCGAAAAATCGCGCGCGTCGATGGCGAAGCCCAGCCGGACATTGGCGTCGACGGTGTCGAACCCCTGATCCTGAAGCGCGTAGGCGCGCAGCTTGTTGACGAGGCCGATGCCGCGCCCTTCCTGCCGCAGATAGAGGAGGATGCCCCAGCGCGCGTCGGCGATCTGGTGCAGCGCCTGATGCAGTTGCGGCCCGCAGTCGCATTTGAGGCTGCCCAGCACGTCGCCGGTCAGGCATTCGCTGTGGATGCGGATGACGGGCGGCGTGGCATCGCGCCTGCCGACCACCAGCGCGACATGCTCGCGCGGTTCGTCGGGGCTGCGGAAGGCGACGATCTCCGCGCTTTCGCTGGCGTCGACCGGCAGCCGCGCGCGGGTGGCGACGGCGAGGTGGACGGCATCGTCATAGGCCGCGACATCCTGTGCGCTCGCCTCCGCCTCGACCGGGCCGTCTTCGGCGGTGACGAAGAAGGCGGGGAGGATTCCCGCCAGCCTGGCGAGGCGCAGCGCCGCCCTGGCGGCGTCCGGCGCGGCGAGCGGCAGCGCGCGGAACGGTCCCTTGAGCGGGGAGGCGAGGTCAAGCACCGGGTCGGAGATGGCGGTCGCGACATCGGCGTCGATCCAGGGCGCCCGCTCGACCAGCACGGGAAGGTCGGGATCGGCGGCGGCGAGCTGGTTGGCGAGCTTGAGCGTTTCGGCGCGCGCCGCCGAAATCAGGATGTCGGCGCACCCGGTGGGGTCGAACCCGGCCAGCGTCACCGCGTCCGCGCCCTCCACCGCCATCAGCCGCAGGGCGCCGTCATCCGCGGCCAGCCGGATCGGCCAGCCGCGGCGCAGCGCGTCGATGGCGCGGGCGGCGGCGCGACCGCTCATCAGAAGACGAAATCGGTGATGATGGGGATATGGTCCGACGGCTTCACCCAACTGCGCGCGGGTTCGACGACGCGGTGGCTGACCGCCCTGTCCGCCACGTCGCGCGTCATCCACATATGATCGAGCCGCCGCCCCCGGTCGGACGCGGCCCAGTCCTTCGCGCGATAGCTCCACCAGGTGTAGAGCCGCGCGGGCGCGGGGTGGAAGTGACGGCCGATGTCCACCCAGTCGTTCGAGGCCTGAAGCCGGCCGAGGATTTCGCATTCGACCGGCGTGTGGCTGACCACGTCGATCAACTGCCTGTGGCTCCACACGTCGCATTCGAGCGGGGCGATGTTGAAATCGCCGGTCAAAATCGTCGGCTTGTTGTCGAGCGCGGCCGACCACTGGATCATGCGTTCGAGGAAATCGAGCTTCTGCCCGAATTTCGGATTGACGGTGCGGTCGGGCACATCGCCGCCTGCGGGCACATAGACATTCTCGATCCGCACGCCGTTATCGAGCCGCACGCCGACATGGCGCGCCTCGCCATTGGCCTGCCAGTCGAACCGGTCGTCCTCGTGGATCGGCACCTTGCTCAGGATCGCGACGCCATGATGCATCCGCTGGCCGTTCAGCACCTGATGCACATAGCCCATGCGGCGGAACATCGCGGCCGGGAAAATGTCGTTCACGACCTTCGTTTCCTGAAGGCACAATATGTCCGGCGCTTCGTCGCGCAGCAACTGTTCGACAATGTCGATGCGCGCCCGGACGCTGTTGATGTTCCAGGAGCAGATGGAGAGCGTGTCGGCCATGCCAAGCCAACTAGGGTTGCGCGCTTCGTTGCGCAAGCGGTCGCAGGGGAAGGGGACAAAGTAAGACCCCCGCTCCGGGGGCATGGAACGGGGGTCTCGATCGCGCCCTTGAAGCGCTTTGCGACGGGAGGGGGAAACCGGGTAACAGGGGGGAAATCCCGGTGGTCTCTCGCGTCGTGGAGATCTGAATAGCGCCACTCGTATGAGCGCTGGATGAACGAAAACCGCCCTTTTTCCGTTCGTCTTTCCGGAGGCTCCGTCTATCCGGCCGAACGGCCGCGCGGGCGGGGGTCGGTCCAGCGGAACGCAGAATCGGCGACGGGCACGCCGTAGCGCTGGCCGGTGAGGCGGACGGCGGTGCGATTATTCTGCGAATCGAGCGCCACCCAGCCGTAGAGCTGAAGACCCGCGGGGCTGGCCGCGTCGCGCCGGAAGATCATCGTGATCGTGCCGAATTCCGGGCGGCGCGGATCGCGTGCCTGAACGCTCAGGATCGCAGGATCGTCGGTCGGGACGACCTTGCCGAATTTCGACAGATCCTTCGACGGGTCGATCAGCGCGGCGAGCGGCGAATTGCCGATGGGCCAGCGCTGCACCTGCCGCACTTCATAGTCGATGACGGTCAGCGCCTTGCCATCGCCCACGATCAGGAGCGGAACGCCCTTCTGATACTGGAAACGGATCTTGCCCGGCTGCTTCAGCGTCAGCTGGCCGGTCAGCGTCTGGCCGTTGCGGTCGGTCTGGCTGAAATCGGCCGTCATGGTGGTGACGGCGCGGATATAGGATTGCACCTTCGCGAGATCGGATTGGGTCTGCTGCTGCGCGATGGCGGCACCTGCCAGCGTCAGGGCGGGCGCGCCAAGCGCGAGCAGGAGGGGCGCGGTCATGCGCTTCATCGGGATCGACTCCATGTTGTTCAGAAAGCGGGTTCTATGTCGTGGCGATTGAACCCGTTGTGAACCCGGTCGTTCCGTTGCGACAACATTCCTTCGGCGACCCGAGCGACAAAAAAAGGCCGGTCACGAGGACCGGCCGGAAAGTTTTTAGGAGAGGATGCCTGAAAGGCCCGTTCCTTATGCGCGGGCATCGGCCATGCCGCAAATGCGAAGAACGTCGTTCCGGTTGCGCAATGTGCAATCGCCCCGTCAGAGCGGGTTGCCATTCTCGTCGCGCAGAACTTCGCGGCGGCCGACATGGTTGGGGGGGCCGACCAGCCCTTCCTCCTCCATCTTTTCGATGAGGCGCGCGGCGCTGTTATAGCCGACGCGGAGCTGGCGCTGCAGCCAGCTCGTCGACGCCTTCTGGTTCTCGAACACGAGCTGGCAGGCCTTGCGGAACAGTTGCGCGTCGGGGCTGTCGTCGCCCAGATCGACGCCATCGAGCGCGAAGCTGCCTTCCTCCGGCTCTTCGGTGACGGCGGAGATATAGTCGGGCTGGCCCTGCGCGCGCCAGTGATCGGCGACCACGCGCACCTCGTCATCGGACACGAAGGGGCCATGGACGCGCATCAGCCCCTTGCCCCCGTGC is part of the Sphingobium amiense genome and encodes:
- a CDS encoding polysaccharide deacetylase family protein; the encoded protein is MTALLVTVDTELSAAFQRRGMSLEDNLRRSIRAEAGGQETGIGWQMAVLERHGLTGVFFLDPLPALVHGRAFLHPIVDAILSRGHEVQMHIHTEWLEWAAESPVEGRRGRNIGDFSLPDQIALLGLAKQWLEEAGAPPIRAFRAGNFGASDDTLRALAHIGVTWDSSVNPAYLGRECTIAADPAQIAPQLLQGVVELPVSGIADRPGGFRPAQVCAMSAAEMRAGLAHAIAERHPAYVVVTHSFEMLSRDRRRPNRAVMNRFESLCRSASALPGVTGAGFADLDPQLANLPARPLTRAAPNALRTAMRQAQQAWATWRYEHRLVPE
- a CDS encoding flavin reductase family protein, coding for MSEAGFDSATFRRVLGHYPTGVCVITAVEEGGAPLGMVVGSFTSVSLDPPLVAFFPAKSSSTWPRIEKLGRFCVNILAADQLSLCRQIASPGPDKFRDIAHRASANGSPILDNVVAWIDCTLDAVHEAGDHHIAIGRVAALEVDRAERPLLFFQGSYGEFALLD
- a CDS encoding NADP-dependent malic enzyme, with product MTDTSSVEFSEREALFFHSTGRPGKIEIIASKPMATQRDLSLAYSPGVAVPVRAIAADPATAYDYTAKGNLVAVISNGTAILGLGNLGALASKPVMEGKAVLFKRFADVDSIDIELKTEDVDRFIDAVELMEPSFGGINLEDIKAPECFVIETTLKERMNIPVFHDDQHGTAIIAAAGVLNAALLTGRDMKDMKVVVNGAGAASISCTELIKALGVRHDNVIMCDSKGVIYQGRTEGMNQWKSAHAVNTDARSLAEAVKGADVFLGLSVAGAMTPEMVKSMADRPIIFAMANPDPEILPPVAKAARPDAIVATGRSDFPNQVNNVLGFPFIFRGALDVRATGINEAMKLAAAKAIAELARESVPEEVAKAYGRAHSFGPDYIIPAPFDPRLMEVVPAAVAQAAMESGVAQRPIEDMAAYRQSLKARLNPTTSVLTSAYEIAKAHPKRVVFAEAEEEVVLRAAIQFRELGYGIPVLVGRGEVMDRLRALGVRDPESFELHNSVNSPLVPDMVDLLYARLQRRGYLRRDCERMVNRDRNIFGTLLVKMGVADAMLTGMTRPYAQTLREVKRVMDPAAGRTPFGIHVMVAKEKTVFLADTTVNERPTAAELADIAEGTVAVARRMGHDPRVAFLSYSNFGNPPGSFLDNVRDAVKILDSRNVDFEYEGEMTPDAALNPAVMKSYPFSRLSGPANVLVMPGLQSANISAKLLRELGGTSLIGPLLVGMEKSVQIATMASNASELLTLAVLAAGGIAL
- the mutS gene encoding DNA mismatch repair protein MutS, which produces MASPSESSTQPTPMMAQYLALKAEARDCLLFYRMGDFFELFFDDARMAAATLDIALTSRGEHEGQPIPMCGVPAHSAESYLARLIRSGHRVAIAEQTETPAQAKARGGKALVARAIVRYVTAGTLTEETLLDSRSDNLLVALAQVGGDGSGEVGIAAADISTGRFETMCCPISDLAAELARLRPSETVVAEGSTFDLPDCHPFDRAAFSSARAEEALRRLFGVTTLDGFGQFGRAELAAMGGLVAYLDHAGKGTLPFLAPPLRKANGAHVAIDAATRESLEIVATTGGTRAGSLLHAIDRTVTGAGARLLAQDLSAPLLDLPLIEARLGLVQMVHDEPGLRDQLRGALRSLPDIGRALGRVAVGRGSPRDLGQLRDGLGEARLLRERLGRLPDMPPLLAQLLPALDGHGALVDALTRALVPAPPTETGNGGYIADGFDPALDELRRMAGDGRRAIAALEAKYREQTGISSLKIRHNGVLGYHVEVPARAADALMAADSGFTHRQTLAGVVRFNSIDLHEEAGRVAQAGAHALVAEAAHLETLIEAVLDRKSDIARAADALARLDVAAALAERAAEGGWTRPHFVAADGAGQCLDIVGGRHPVVEDALRREGQPFVANDCRLSESDRLWLVTGPNMGGKSTFLRQNALIVILAQAGGYVPAGSATLTLVDRLFSRVGASDNLAKGRSTFMVEMVETAAILAQATERSFVILDEVGRGTSTYDGLALAWAVVEAVHEVNRCRCLFATHYHELTRLAETLPSLSLHHVRAREWKGDLVLLHELAEGPADRSYGLAVARLAGLPPAVLRRAKDVLARLEAGKAKTGGIAAGLDDLPLFAAAAAQEEEKADPLLAAIDAIDADALSPREALDHIYRLKQLVAQRQHD